The Flavobacteriales bacterium sequence GCTGGCGCAGATGATGAGTGAGGTAGCTCGGCTGGGTCTAGAAGGTCGTGTGCAATTCCGACCCAAGATGCCCTACCAGGAAATGATGCAGTTCACCTTCAATGCAGACCTGGGTCTGAGTTTGGACAAAGGGACCAATGCCAATTATCGGTATGCACTTCCCAACAAGGTGGTGGATTATATGGCAGCAGGAATTCCAGTCCTGAGCAGCAACATGGTGGAGACGGAACGTTTTATCCTGGAACACTCGATCGGGTGGATCATCGATGAGGTCACACCAGAGCGTATTGCTCAAGGTGTAGAAGAGGCTTTTTCCGCTAGGGAGCGATTTCAAGGATGGAAGGAATCCGCTAGGAGGACCAGAGAATCGATCAATTGGAAAAACGAAGAGCAGGTCTTGGAAGAAATATTCTCTCCAGGTTCAGTATGACCACTAGGCTGTCACAGCCTGATCGATCACGCGATTATTCTCACACTTGATGATACGGGTAGAGTAGTTATTCATCAGCGTGTAGTCGTGGGTCGCCATGACGATAGCCCGCCCGTTCTTCGATATCTCGGAGAGTAAGTGGAGAATCTCTTCGGTAGTGGCCGGGTCCAGGTTTCCGGTCGGCTCATCCGCTAAGATGAGATAAGGGTCATTGAGCAAGGCCCGGGCAATCACCACCCGCTGTTGCTCTCCTCCTGAGAGTTCATGAGGCATCTTATAGCCCTTGGTCGCTAGTCCTACTTTGTCCAGCACTTCTTCTCTGCGTTTCTCGATCTCATGCTTGCTCTTCCAGCCGGTGGCCCGCATAACAAAATCCAGATTGGCATTTACCGACCGGTCCATCAACAACTCGAAATCCTGGAATACGATGCCCAGTTTCCTGCGCAGGTGAGGCACTTCTTTCTTCTTGAGCTTTCGTAGATCGAAATCGCACACTGTCCCTTCACCTTCATTGAGTAAGAGCTCACCGTACAGTGTCTTCAACAAGGAGCTTTTTCCACTTCCGGTCTTACCGATCAAGTAGACGAATTCTCCTTTATCGACTTGAAGGTCGACATGGCTCAGCACAAGCATATCCTTCTGGTATATCTGTGCATCCTTGAGCGAGATGATGGTATCCAATGGCATGGGTTCAAAAGTACACGCTTCCCGATCGACTCGATGGATTGGATGCTCAGCATTACGAGCATAGCCCCATGGAAAAACAACGCCATTTACTCAACTCATTTATATTCACGCTCTTAAATATCTACCATGCGTCAAACAATTCTACTCGCACTTATTTTCATGTTCTCTGCAGTTCAAAGCTACGCCCAGTATCTGGTGAGCATCGAGCTGTTGGATACCTACACAGCGGAAGAACTCGATCTAGTACCGGGTCAACAGGCAGAATATGATGTGGAATTCTACAAGGTGGTCTACAATACCGTAGATGCCAATGGGAATGCTACTATCGCATCTGGGGCGTTTTCCAAACCAGTGAGTGACGAGTGTACATTGTTTCCGATCAGTATCTATAATCACGGTACAGTGCTCAATAAAGAGAATGTGCCGAGTAGGGATAATGCAGAAGCCTTCATCGGTAAATTCATCGCCTCTCTGGGCTACTATTCACTCGCTCCTGACTATATAGGAATGGGAGATAGCCCCGGTCTACATCCCTATGTCCATGCACAGTCAGAGGCTACTGCCGGAGTGGATCTCATTCGGGCCATGCGCGAGCACCTGGTCACTATCGATGAGGCTGACAATGGAGAATTACTCATCACGGGCTATTCCCAAGGTGGTCATGCTGCCATGGCACTGCACAAGTATATCGAGGACAACGCTCTACTGGATGAGTTCAATGTATTGGGTTCTGCCCCTGGATCAGGTCCTTACAATCTGAGTGGCTCACAGACCGCCACCATCCTTTCTGGAGAACCTTATTCCAATCCCGGATACATCGTCTATGCGCTCTCTAGTTATGAATTGGCCTATGGAAACATTTATGGAACCTATTCCGATGTTCTTCAGGATCCCTATGACGGTATCGTAGTGCCGTATTTCGATGGGAACAACACCACCTACAGTATGGCCAATCTCAACCCTCAATTGCCTCAGGTCATCACCGATCTTCTGACTCCGGCCTATTACTCCGATTTTGAATCCAATATGGATCATCCCTTCAGACTAGCCTTGGCCGACAATGATAATTATGACTGGACCCCACAACGTGGAGTGCGCATGTACTACTGTACGCAAGATGAGCAGGTGGATTATACCAACTCGACCGATGCCTTGGCCGCTATGCAGACCAATGGTGCTCCCGATGTGGCTGCGATAGAACTAGGTCCACTCGATCATGGAGATTGTTTTTTACCTGCTATGTTGGGAGCCATCAATTATTTCAACTCGATCAGAACGGAATGTGTTTCCACAACTGGAATCGATGCCTACGAGATGGAGTTCTCTGTATATCCCAATCCAGCAGTCGATCTTTTGACCATCCAGTCCACTGCAGCCATTGCCGGTTGGAGCATAGTGGATGCCCGGGGTCAAGTTGTCTTGACTCACTCTGACAAGAAATACGGAAATAGGGATTTCTCGACCATCAAACTGAGAGCTTTGAAGAGCGGTATCTATACCCTCAGGCTCGTAGACAATGAGGGGAATCAAGGTGAGAAGGTATTCATCAAGAACTGATCACCGGTCAGAACGAGCAAGCGTTGGATCATAGTATCGGCCTCCATCGGCAGGGTAGATTGACACTGGCCTATCACACCTATGGTGAGGGGTCAAGAACGATTTTGGCTTTTCATGGTTTCGGCCAGCGCGCTAGGGTCTTCGAGCCCTTGCTAGGTCCTTTGCAGGATACTCGATTCATCGCTTTCGATCTTTTCTTTCATGGAGATTCTGACTCAGAGAACTCTTCGATCGACCCTCTTCAATGTCTGACCGTTGAGGAATGGAGATCATTCTTGATCGATTTCATCAAGGAGCAGAACGTATCCAAAGTTTCCCTTATGGGCTACAGCATGGGAGCTCGCTTGGTCCTCAGCGCAGCACAGGAAATACCTTCTGAATACATAGATGAGGTAATGCTATTAGCACCTGACGGATTCATGGAGAATCAATGGCATCGCTTTGCTACACGAAA is a genomic window containing:
- a CDS encoding ATP-binding cassette domain-containing protein, producing the protein MPLDTIISLKDAQIYQKDMLVLSHVDLQVDKGEFVYLIGKTGSGKSSLLKTLYGELLLNEGEGTVCDFDLRKLKKKEVPHLRRKLGIVFQDFELLMDRSVNANLDFVMRATGWKSKHEIEKRREEVLDKVGLATKGYKMPHELSGGEQQRVVIARALLNDPYLILADEPTGNLDPATTEEILHLLSEISKNGRAIVMATHDYTLMNNYSTRIIKCENNRVIDQAVTA
- a CDS encoding T9SS type A sorting domain-containing protein, whose translation is MRQTILLALIFMFSAVQSYAQYLVSIELLDTYTAEELDLVPGQQAEYDVEFYKVVYNTVDANGNATIASGAFSKPVSDECTLFPISIYNHGTVLNKENVPSRDNAEAFIGKFIASLGYYSLAPDYIGMGDSPGLHPYVHAQSEATAGVDLIRAMREHLVTIDEADNGELLITGYSQGGHAAMALHKYIEDNALLDEFNVLGSAPGSGPYNLSGSQTATILSGEPYSNPGYIVYALSSYELAYGNIYGTYSDVLQDPYDGIVVPYFDGNNTTYSMANLNPQLPQVITDLLTPAYYSDFESNMDHPFRLALADNDNYDWTPQRGVRMYYCTQDEQVDYTNSTDALAAMQTNGAPDVAAIELGPLDHGDCFLPAMLGAINYFNSIRTECVSTTGIDAYEMEFSVYPNPAVDLLTIQSTAAIAGWSIVDARGQVVLTHSDKKYGNRDFSTIKLRALKSGIYTLRLVDNEGNQGEKVFIKN
- a CDS encoding alpha/beta hydrolase, with protein sequence MDHSIGLHRQGRLTLAYHTYGEGSRTILAFHGFGQRARVFEPLLGPLQDTRFIAFDLFFHGDSDSENSSIDPLQCLTVEEWRSFLIDFIKEQNVSKVSLMGYSMGARLVLSAAQEIPSEYIDEVMLLAPDGFMENQWHRFATRNSLGRMAFKKLPAYRGVLNRLGRILVRTPFLDEKLLKVALENTRSEERCTQLYNTWTFLRCIRPEVERIGRELELRSIPIIVHLGRFDKLIDAAKVLEWSYLNRNPQHALVHEVGHDLLKSRLADSIMKADPSLQ